The genomic segment ACTTCAGAAGCATCCTTCTTCTTTTTGGGTTTAATCGTTAACCAAAGTACAACTAACATAATGATTGAAAGAATTTTATTGAATACTGTATCTGGTGTGAATATCGCGAGTCTGGCGCCGATAACTGAACTAATCATTGCTGGAATTCCAAAAAGAAGACCTAGGCGCCAATTAAAAAATCCTTTGCGTCTAAAATTCCAGACGGCAACCCCGTTTTGTGCGACTAAAGCTACCCGATTTGTCCCATTCGCCACTGCAGTCGGTAAGCCTAGAAAAATGAGAATGGGCAAGGTTAATAAGGAGCCGCCCCCTGCTATCGTGTTGAGGAAACCAGCGAATACTCCTACTAGTAAAAGAATGATAATTGCTTCCATGTTTGTCTCCTTTTATACGTGATTATTACTCGATATTACGCTTTTGATGACTATTATTTGTTTGCCACCAACTATAAGTAGGCGTTTCCAGTATAACCAGTATATTCTAAACTTTAAAGAAGAAATTAACTAATAAATGAACCAATATATAACAAAAGCTCTGCCTTTTTAAAGGACAGAGCTTAGCAATTTGAGATTGTCTAACGATTATCGACATGTTCTAGCTGAATATCGTGATAAAGAAGTCGTTGAGCGGCAAACTTCTCCCACTTTTCACTCTTACCATAATTGCAATACGGATCGATACTGATCCCACCCCTGGGCAGAAACTTGCCACAGACTTCAATGTAACGAGGATCCAGTAATTTAATTAAGTCTTTCATGATGATATTGACCACATCTTCATGGAAGTCTCCGTTATTTCTGAAGCTTAACAAATAAAGTTTGAGTGACTTACTTTCGACCATCTTGATGTCAGGAATATAGCTGATATAGATCGTTGCAAAGTCGGGCTGCCCTGTCATAGGGCAAAGTGAAGTAAATTCAGGGCAGTTAAATTTTACCCAATAATCGTTTTCCTGATGCTTATTGACAAAATACTGAAGTATATCAGGATTGTAGTTGAAACTTAAGTCCACATGATTTCCAAGTAAGGTAACTGTTTCAAGTTCGTTTTTTTGTCGTGACATTATGTAATTCCTCTCTTATTTCTTTATAACTTCAGGCTCACTATAGCTTACCCCAAATGTATCGACTGTTACCGTTTTCATGATTTGACTTTGCAAGGGTTTATCATTGGCGTCTTTAGGGCTGCTTACAATTTTATCGGCTGTTTCCATACCACTTAACACTTTTCCAAAGGCCGCATATTTACCATCAAGGCTTGGCGCTGCGGCTACCATGATGAAGAATTGCGATCCGGCTGAATTAGGGGCGTTTGATCTTGCCATCGAGATTACAGATCGTTCGTGCTTTAAGGAATTCTTAAACCCATTTTCAGTGAATTCTCCTTTTATGTTGTACCCTGGTCCACCCAAACCATTACCCTGCGGGTCTCCTCCTTGAATCATAAATTGAGGTATAACTCGATGGAAGGTCGTCCCATTATAAAATCCCTTTTGCACTAAGGAAATAAAATTTTTCACTGTATTGGGAGCGACGTCAGGGTAAAGCTCAATTTTGATCTCTTCCCCACTCTCCATCGTAATCGTAACAACAGGATTCTTCGCATTAGAAGACGCCCCCTCATTTGTAGGTGCCGGTGTATTTGTATTTGGGGCCGTATTGACGGAATTAGAGGTGTTGGCATTGTTTTGTGTTGAGGAACCACATCCGGTAAGGGTAAATAAGAATAAAGATAAACAGGCGAGTAACACAAATTTAAGTTTCTTCAAGAAAATTCCTCCTTTTGTTATCTACTATATCCCAAAAAGCATTTTAAAATAAAGCATCCCGATCAGAACGAGAATAATCGTTATCGGAAAGCCGATTCGCAGATAGTCAAAAAAGCGAATATGAATTCCGTTCTTTTTTGCGAGTTCAACAACGATTAGATTAGCGATTGAGCCTGTTATCGTTAAATTGCCTGCAAGCGTACTGAAGATGGCTATATTCGCCCACCAAATGGAATTTTGTTCCGGTGGTATCATAAATTTCAAAAGCATCACAGCAGGAACATTGCTCACAATATTTGAGAGGATAACAGTTAATATCATGAAAACAGGTAAACTAACCTCCTTCATCGTACCCAAAAGCATGTTCAATAAGCCGCTCTTTTCGACTCCACCAACAACCACAAACAAACCAATAAAGATGACCAGAAGATTATAGTCAATTCCGGCGTAGACTTTATTAGGCTTAAGCCTCCGCGTAATGAGAAGAATTGCTGCACCAAGACTGGCAACTAGAGCAGGATCTAACCCGAACAAAAAACTGAGAATTACGCCCAGTAGAGTAACAATCCCTTTCAATAAAAGAAAGCGAGGTATCGGTTTCACTCGGACTGACTCTGAAGGCAATACCAGAGTCTGACTCAGTTCTTTGGTGTAGATCTTCGCTAAAACGATATACGTCAAAAAGAGGCCTATAAGCGAGATCGGTAAAGCAAGAAGCAAATACCAAGAAAAAGATAGGTGTGAAAGGCTGCCAATTAAAATATTTTGTGGGTTTCCAATGAGGGTTGCGGCACTCCCAATGTTAGAAGCTAGCGCTACAGCAATCAGATACGGTATTGAGGAGAGTTTTGCACGACGAGTTACTGTAATAACGACCGGGGTAAAGAATAAGCATACGATATCATTGATGAGCAAGGCGGATAATAATCCTGCCATAATAATAACAACGATTAGCAATCCTTTCGGAGTTCTAAGTCGCTTCATGATGTAATGACCCAGAAAATCAAATAAACCGATAGCATTCATATATGAGGAAATGAGCATCATAGAAAAAAGTAAAATGATTGTTCGGTAATCCACGGCACTTATTGCTTCATCAAAGGAAAGTACCCCAGTTGCGATAGTTAATGTTGCCCCAATTATCGCTGCTCCTGCCCGATCGACACGGAAAATCGGACTTTTTCCAAGGGTAAAAATCACCAGAACAATGCTGAGAAGGGTTGCTGAAATAATCATCATCTTTACCAATTCTTCTTCGTTCGCCAGAACTCAGGGCGAAGCAAAATGAGCAATGTAAAAAACTCTAAACGCCCCAAAAGCATACAGAATGTCAAGACAGACTTTCCCAAAAGACTGACGTTGGCAAATGTCTTGGTTGGTCCAACTACACCAAAGCCAGGTCCAACATTGCCTAAGGTGGCAGCTACGGCGCTCATCGCATCAAAGGGCTCAAGTCCTGTACCCGTAATAATCATACTTGCTGCAGCAAAAGTCACGATATATAGAAAGAAAAAAATGCTGACCATGACGATTGTGTTGGGTTCTATGGCTTTTCCATCAAGCTTGATACTTAAAACAGCTCGGGGATGAATTGCTCTTTTCAATTCAGCCCATGTACTTTTGGTGAGAAGTATAATGCGAGAAACTTTTATGCCACCCGAGGTAGAGCCTGAACTTCCACCGATGAACATGAGAAGAAATAATATAAGCTTTGTTATCGCAGTCCACCGGTCAAAGTCATCTGAGGCAAAGCCTGTCGTAGTTATAATCGAAGCGACCTGGAATAAGGCGTGACGAAGAGCATAATCGATTGGTTTGCCGCCACTATACCAAAGGCTCCCCGCAATAAGCAATGTCGCTCCAAGAATGATGAGGAGATAAATAGAGAATTCGTTATTACGGAAGGGCTTGAAGTTTTTTTTGCGCCAGGCCATTAAGTAAATTCCAAAGTTTCCACCGGCAAGTATCATAAAAAAGGTCAAAATCAACTCGATGGATAAACTATCATAATACATGACACTTGTGTTTTTAGTTGAAAATCCTCCAGTTGCCATGGTCGCAAACGCATGGTTTATGGCATCAAAGAAGGTCATGCCAGCGCCCCAAAGGAGGAAGGTGAGAATGGCCGTAAAGACAGTGTAGATTTTCCAAAGCGCAGTCGCAGTATCTCGTATCCGTGGCTGAATACGCTCATTGGTAGGCCCAGGAACTTCTGCATTAAAAAGAGTGACTGCGCCAACCCCTGTTCTAGGAAGTAAGGTAATAAAGAAAACAATAATTCCCATTCCGCCTATCCAATGGGTAAGACTTCTCCAAAAAAGAAGTGATTGCGGTAATGCTTCCACATCATTTATGACACTAGCCCCTGTCGTGGTTAACCCAGAGACGGTTTCAAATACTGCATCTATATAAGTAGGGGCGGCATGAGAAAACCAATACGGCAATGCTCCAAACAGAGAAGTAAGAATCCAGGTTGCTGCAACAATTGCAAACCCTTCGCGGGCACCAAATTTCAAATTAGAGAGCTTGCAACGATACACCAGAAAAACTCCAGTTAAACCTGTGATCAAAATAGAAATGATAAAAGCCATTAAGCTAGATTCGTTGAGAATGAGTGCAATCATTAAAGGAATAAACATAGCAAAAGAATACGCGGATAGGAGTTTTCCGAGTATACCCAGCACAAGTCGAATGTTCATTTCTTATTTGCTCCCTAGTTTATTTTCGAAGAGCTTAACGACAGTAGGGACAGTATCAGGTAAAGCAAAGACGATGACGCGATCACCAGGTTCAAGTGAAGTATCTCCATTCGGGATAATTGCTTTTTTGTCTCGAACTATGCATCCAATCAAAGAGTTACGTGGAAGTTTTGCTTCTTTAAGTTTTCGATGTGCAACAGGGCTAGTGCTAGCCACAATGATTTCCATAGCTTCAGCTTTTGCTCCTTCAAGAAGTGAGATCGAGACAATATCGCTTCGTCTAACTTGTCGCAAAATGACACCTGCTGTGAGCACGCGTGGCGATAGGACGACATCAACTCCTACTTGTTCCATAAGGGAGGTATAATCCGAGCGACCGACTCTTACAAACGTTTTTGGAGCACCAAGATGCTTGGCAATGAGCGCGATTAATAAATTAAGCTTATCATCATCAGTCAGACAAATAACAGCATCTGATTCCCCTACTCCCTCTCCCATAAGTAAATCAATATCTGTTCCTTCACCGCAAAGAACTAGTCCATCATTTAGTATCTCAGCTAATTCCTGACAGCGGTTACGATCTTTATCCACGACTTTGACAGAAATTCCTACATTCTCAAGAATTAAAGCTAGGTGGCGACCAATCCTTCCCGCGCCGATGATCATTACTCGTTCAACTTTGGATTTTCGGACGGGAAAGTGCATTTCTAATTTTTTAATTGCGGAGTGCTCTCCAACAAAAAAGACACAATCATGGGGTAGAATTATATCATTCCCATTAGGAATGAGCATGCGATCCTGACGCAGGATTCCGGCGACCAAAACTTGTTGAGGTAAGGTGAGTTGACTCAAAGCAATGTTTGTGAACTTTGAATCGTTCGGGATTTTCACCTCAAGCATTCTTACCCGTCCATCCGCAAAATCTTCAACATCCAAAGCCGCAGGTGTTAGAAGGATGCGACTGATTTCAAGGGCTGTAACCATCTCAGGATTAATTGTTAAATCAATGCCTAAGGATTCATTAAATTTGAGTTTATCTTTTTCAGCATATTCCTGATTCCGGACGCGAGCAATCGTACGCTTAATTCCTGCATGCTTAGCCGACATACACGCGATCATGTTAACTTCGTCACTATCGGTGACAGCAACCATAAGATCTGCTTTACGAATTTCTGAGTCTAAAAGCATCGCTGGACTAGCACCATTTCCAGCGATTGTCATCACATCTAAACTGTTCTGGACGATCGCTCGACGCTCATCATTCTTTTCAATCACGATAACTTCGTGATCCTCCTGAGATAAATATTGAGCCAAGATATAGCCAACCTTGCCCGCTCCTACGATTACGACACGCACCTCAGAACCTCCGTAATAATTACAATAATAATTTCAACAAATTATTAAATATCTATTCGTCAAGTTTCTGAGAATTCCTTCCCGTGTAAACCATAATACATCTTTAGCAATTGTTCAAGTAGGACTATTTTCGAAATAAATAACTGCAACGACAAATCTAAGAATCGCTTTGCATTACTGCCTTCTTCATCTTACGGACATACTCTGCCACAGGGGCTACACATTTCATGCCATATTGTTCAACGATTTTTACAATTGCACTTCCTACAATTGCACCATCCGCATACTGTACCATCTTTGCCGCTTGTTCAGGTGTGGAGATGCCAAAACCAATCGCGCACGGGATATCCTTGATCTCTTTAACTAGTTTAACCATTTCACCCACGTCGGTGCTGATTTCTCGGCGCACGCCTGTGACCCCCATAGAGGATACACAATAAACAAAGCCTTCAGCTTCTCTAGCAATTTGACGGATGCGTTCCTTGGAGGTTGGCGCGATCATCGAAATCAATTCAATGCCATATTGAGAGCAAGCCGGCAAAAGCTCGTCTTTTTCTTCAAAAGGCACATCAGGAACAATTAAAGCGTCAATCCCCGCCTCTTGACAGTTTTCCATAAACTGCTCCGTACCATAAGTAAAGATGGGGTTCACATAAGTCATGAAAGCCATAGGGACCTTGCACACCTTACGGATGTGATGTACCATGTCAAAAATTTTATCAGTTGTTGTACCGCTTGCTAGCGCACGTTCGTCCGCACTTTGAATGACGATGCCCTCTGCGATCGGATCAGAAAATGGAATACCCAGTTCGATTAGATCAGCACCCTCTTCTGCCATCTTAAGCACTAACTTTTCGGTTATTTCCAGTGAGGGATCTCCTGCTGTGATAAAGGGAATAAAAGCTTTACCGTTGGAAAACGCCTGTTGCAGCTTATTCATAGATTTGTACCCCCCTGTAACGGGCTATTGCAGCGACATCTTTATCGCCTCTGCCCGATAGATTAACGACCAGGATTTGGTCTTTGCCCATTGTCGGAGCTAGTTTTCTCGCGTAAGCTACCGCATGGGCACTTTCGATAGCTGGAATAATTCCCTCCATCCGGGAGAGGTATTCGAAGGCCTCAACGGCCTCATCATCGGTAACTGGCACATATTCGGCTCTACCGATATCATGCAGATGGGCATGTTCAGGACCAATACCTGGATAGTCAAGTCCAGCTGAAATGGAATAAACGGGAGCAATCTGACCATACTGATCCTGACAGAAATAAGACTTCATACCATGAAAGATACCTATCGTTCCAGTAGCCATGGTTGCGGCAGTTTTATCGGTGTCGACGCCCTTTCCTGCAGCTTCACAGCCAACGAGGTGAACATCCGGATCTCCGATAAATTCATAAAATAGTCCCATCGCATTGCTGCCACCCCCAACACAGGCGAGTAAGGCGTCCGGTAGTCTGCTCTCTTTTTGGAGCATCTGCTCTTTAACTTCGCGTCCAATCACGCTTTGGAAATCACGAACAATCGTCGGAAACGGGTGGGGTCCCATGACTGAACCGAGCACATAGTGCGTATCTTCCACACGAGCCGTCCATTCACGCATCGTTTCGTTCACTGCATCTTTGAGCGTTTGCGTGCCACTCGTGACAGAATGCACCTTTGCACCTAGCAGTTCCATGCGGTAAACATTGAGCGCTTGACGATCAATGTCTTCCTTTCCCATATATATCTCACATTCCATGCCCATGAGTGCCGCAGCGGTCGCCGTGGCTACACCGTGCTGTCCTGCTCCTGTTTCAGCGATGACGCGGGTTTTACCCATTCTTTTGGCCAAAAGTACTTGGCCGAGAACGTTGTTAAGCTTGTGTGAACCGGTATGGTTGAGATCCTCGCGTTTGAGATAAACCTTTGCTCCGCCGAGATCACGGGTCATCTTTTCTGCGTAATAGAGCAACGAGGGCCTCCCTGCGTAGTTTTTAAGAAGAGAATCTAACTCCTCATTGAATTCAGGATCATTCTTATAGCGGTTGTAAGCCTCTTCTAACTCAATCACTGCATTCATCAACGTTTCGGGAATAAATTGTCCTCCATGGATTCCAAATCGTCCTTGCAACATAGCCAACTCCTCTTTTCATTTTGACCTGTAAGGTTGTTACTGCTTTGAAGACAACAAAAAAGCCTTTATCCCTATAAAGGGACAAAAGCTTTTAACTTCTGCGCTACCACCCAAATTGATGATTAAATATCATCCACCTCATTTTGCATACCATCATATGCACCCCGCTGATAACGGACGAGGTTCCCGTCAGCGTCTACTCCTGGATCACAGTTTCAAGCTGCCCTCGCAAGCCCATTCAGAAAAATCTATGCTACTGCATCACACCACTCGCAGCTCTCTGGATACACCCAATTTTTCGTACTTCTCTTGCTCAACGGTTTTTAGCATATTTAATTTTCATCATCTTAACGCAGTCTGATTCAGTTGTCAATCATTCATAAGTATAATTTTTACATCTTGAAAGGAAAAGTTAGCGCGATTGCTCTTCGAAACATTTTAAATTCGTTCTGATTTTTCCTTTTCCATTCTCGCTTTAAACCATTTCAAGTGTTCATGATCTTCGTTCATAATTTGCCGAACCACATTTTGGCTTACCGTGTCAATCTCATCAATACGGTCTTCATAGGCATGGATTCCTTTATCTTCTCCGTCGTAAATTTGTTCGAGGAGATGTTCCGGGCCTCGCAGGGAATTAACGACTGAGGTAATATTAGCCATAACTCCGGATAAGCCAGTCCCCGCTTCGGGTGTACCCTCTAGGTCCTTTATTCTCTGTGTAAGTTGTTCAGCGTGCCTTTGATGATCTTGTTCGAATTGAATGAGCATTTCGGACACTTGGTTGTCCTGCTGTATGCCCTTTGTGGTGTCATAAACATGGATTGCCATATGTTCGCCTTTTAGTAACTCATTCAGAGTATCAATTTGATGCTGATTTTCCATGCAACTCAGCCCCCTTAATAATATAGAAGCCCTACGTTCGAAGAACGCAAGGCTTTTTACGACATTTATTGAAATGAAGAGCACGATATTATAATGCGCTTCTGTGTAATTTTTATACCTTAAAACAATTTTGAAATCGTCTTAATATAATCCTGACTTAACAAAACCTTGATAAGTGACTTCATTTTTAAGCAAGTTTTTGCTTTTCATCCAAGTAATGACGTTATTAAACTCATTTTCAGTTGGAAGTTGGGGTTTTGAATAGTGCTGTACTTTGTAACTTTCAACAACACTCTCAGGAATATTTGCGTTTTTAACGAGCAAGTCCTTATATTGATCAGGGGTCTGATTGATATCATCTACGGCTTTCGTATAAGCTTTGTAGAAATTGGAAATTGCAGCTGAATTGCTGTCTATCGTCTTCCCTTTCATCAAGATGACGGATTGAGAAAGGTTTGCTCCTTGGGTGTCTTCAGCAACAATTTTTGCGCCTTTTGACACGACATAGGAGATTTGAGGGTCGGGAACTGTGATAGCATCAATTTGATTATTCAAAAGCATTTCGACGCGAACAGGGATTTTGGCAACGGTCGTTTTCTTTACTTCGGATGGGTTGACCCCACCTTCTTGGAGAAGGCCATCTGTTACATACTCAATAATTGAATTGTTTGAAATTCCAACACTTTTTTCTTTTAGATCTTGCACGGTTTTGATACTGCTATTTGGAGAGGCGACAATCGCAAAGCGTCCCTCCAGTGGAGTTGCACCTAGTGCAATCGAAGTCACGCGCAGATCTTGACCTGAACTTTGGAGCATAGCAGCAATCATAATGTCTGTAATCATTCCATCAAGGTCACCCGACTGAAAGGCGCTTTGAAGTTCAACAGGACTTTGAAAAGGAACAAGTTCGACTTTTACCTTCTCATCAGCAAAATACCCATTTTTTTCAGCAACGAATAAAGGTAAGTTTTCTTCAATAGTTAAGGATCCAATTTTCAAAGTAGCGGATTCAGCGTGTTGAGTTTCACCAGGTTTAGCGGGATTGCTTTGAGCACAACCGGTTACTACGGTTAAAAGAAGGGTTATGGCTAGCAATGTAGAGAGTAAAGATTTATAACGCATCTTGACGCCTCCTGAATAATTTTAAATTATGAATTAAAGTTCAATTCTTCAATTATCGTATACTTATAGCTGAATCAAGTCAATAGCTCACGACCCTGATTCTTTAAGGATTTACCCAAGAACACAGGACTTTTTCACACGTATCAAAGAGCAAGTAAAGTAGGAAACCCATGAGCGACATTGCAATAATTCCTGCAAACATTTGATCGTAGGCTAGACTGCTCCAGGAATTCATGATAAAGTAACCGATTCCTTCTTGGGTTGCATAGGTTTCGACTAAGAAAAGAACGGCCAAAGCAACTCCTAAACCTATTTTTAGAGAAGTAAAAATTGCTGGCAAGCAGGCAGGAAAATACACATGTTGATAAAGTTCTCTTTCTGTGGCACGCAACGACTTCACTGAAAGTACATATTCTTGTTGCACATTGCGAGCGGCATCTCGAGTCATGACGAGGATCTGATAAAATACAATTAAAGTAATTAAAACGATTTTAGATGTATTTCCGATCCCCAGAAGAATCATAAAAATCGGGAGAAATACAACTTTGGGAATGGGAAAAGTAAGATAAAGCAAAGGGGCTGAAATTTGATCTGCTCTTTTGCTTTTTCCTAAAAAAAGGCCAAGTGGGACAGCTAATACTGTGGCAATGATCATACTAACGCCAACACGATAAAAGCTGATTTTTAAATGAGGAACGAGATCGCTACTAAAAAGTTCGATAAAGGTCGTAATGGCCTCCTTTGGCGGAGGAAAGGCAGGAGTCTTGAGAATCATTGATAAAATTTGCCAGGCGAAGATAAGAAATAGAATGGCTCCAATGATATAGAGAAGTTTATGAGCTAAGCCTTTTAAGTGCAATCTATGTCCCTCCCTCTTAAGCTTAAACGCAAAGAGTTGCACATTTCTAAGAACTCCATTTTTCCACGGGCGGTATAATCTCCTGCAAGTGGATTTTCAAGTTCCTGAATAATTGTACCTGGAGATGTGGACATCACGAAGATCTTTTGTCCCAGGAAAACAGCCTCTTCGATGTTGTGCGTAATGATGAGAATGGTTAAATTCGTCTCTTGCCAAATATTGAGTAAAAGATCCTGCATCTCTTCCCTTGTCAGGGCATCTAGTGAGGAAAAGGGTTCATCCATTAAAAGAAGCTCAGGTTGGAGAATCAGTGAGCGTGCGATAGCTACTCTTTGCCGTTGGCCGCCACTTAATTGAATGGGAAAGCGCTTCTTCAGATGAAGTAGGTCTAGTTTATTCAGAATTTCCTCAGCCCTTTTGGCGGTTTCTTTTGATGAAACCCCTTTGATTTGGAGACCCAATTTAACATTATCCCAAACCGTTTTCCAAGGCAAAAG from the Desulfitobacterium metallireducens DSM 15288 genome contains:
- a CDS encoding ABC transporter ATP-binding protein, with amino-acid sequence MDYIAIDSLQVNYAQNKHITPALRDVSLTLRQGCIGAIIGPSGCGKSTLLSVLAGLNKNFQGNVLLHDKPPLESSETALILQEYGLLPWKTVWDNVKLGLQIKGVSSKETAKRAEEILNKLDLLHLKKRFPIQLSGGQRQRVAIARSLILQPELLLMDEPFSSLDALTREEMQDLLLNIWQETNLTILIITHNIEEAVFLGQKIFVMSTSPGTIIQELENPLAGDYTARGKMEFLEMCNSLRLSLRGRDIDCT
- a CDS encoding sulfite exporter TauE/SafE family protein; the protein is MEAIIILLLVGVFAGFLNTIAGGGSLLTLPILIFLGLPTAVANGTNRVALVAQNGVAVWNFRRKGFFNWRLGLLFGIPAMISSVIGARLAIFTPDTVFNKILSIIMLVVLWLTIKPKKKKDASEVNEHLKRKQKIIGVLGFILIGLYSGFIQAGVGFIIMAFTSTLFGISLIKVNSFKVLIVGLCMVTSLTTYVLLGDVYWTYGLILASGQGVGAWLGSNFAVSKGEKWIQIILVVTVVAMSAKLFFNF
- a CDS encoding DUF2383 domain-containing protein; amino-acid sequence: MENQHQIDTLNELLKGEHMAIHVYDTTKGIQQDNQVSEMLIQFEQDHQRHAEQLTQRIKDLEGTPEAGTGLSGVMANITSVVNSLRGPEHLLEQIYDGEDKGIHAYEDRIDEIDTVSQNVVRQIMNEDHEHLKWFKARMEKEKSERI
- the trkA gene encoding Trk system potassium transporter TrkA; this translates as MRVVIVGAGKVGYILAQYLSQEDHEVIVIEKNDERRAIVQNSLDVMTIAGNGASPAMLLDSEIRKADLMVAVTDSDEVNMIACMSAKHAGIKRTIARVRNQEYAEKDKLKFNESLGIDLTINPEMVTALEISRILLTPAALDVEDFADGRVRMLEVKIPNDSKFTNIALSQLTLPQQVLVAGILRQDRMLIPNGNDIILPHDCVFFVGEHSAIKKLEMHFPVRKSKVERVMIIGAGRIGRHLALILENVGISVKVVDKDRNRCQELAEILNDGLVLCGEGTDIDLLMGEGVGESDAVICLTDDDKLNLLIALIAKHLGAPKTFVRVGRSDYTSLMEQVGVDVVLSPRVLTAGVILRQVRRSDIVSISLLEGAKAEAMEIIVASTSPVAHRKLKEAKLPRNSLIGCIVRDKKAIIPNGDTSLEPGDRVIVFALPDTVPTVVKLFENKLGSK
- the queF gene encoding preQ(1) synthase, with amino-acid sequence MSRQKNELETVTLLGNHVDLSFNYNPDILQYFVNKHQENDYWVKFNCPEFTSLCPMTGQPDFATIYISYIPDIKMVESKSLKLYLLSFRNNGDFHEDVVNIIMKDLIKLLDPRYIEVCGKFLPRGGISIDPYCNYGKSEKWEKFAAQRLLYHDIQLEHVDNR
- a CDS encoding ABC transporter substrate-binding protein, coding for MRYKSLLSTLLAITLLLTVVTGCAQSNPAKPGETQHAESATLKIGSLTIEENLPLFVAEKNGYFADEKVKVELVPFQSPVELQSAFQSGDLDGMITDIMIAAMLQSSGQDLRVTSIALGATPLEGRFAIVASPNSSIKTVQDLKEKSVGISNNSIIEYVTDGLLQEGGVNPSEVKKTTVAKIPVRVEMLLNNQIDAITVPDPQISYVVSKGAKIVAEDTQGANLSQSVILMKGKTIDSNSAAISNFYKAYTKAVDDINQTPDQYKDLLVKNANIPESVVESYKVQHYSKPQLPTENEFNNVITWMKSKNLLKNEVTYQGFVKSGLY
- a CDS encoding SLC13 family permease gives rise to the protein MMIISATLLSIVLVIFTLGKSPIFRVDRAGAAIIGATLTIATGVLSFDEAISAVDYRTIILLFSMMLISSYMNAIGLFDFLGHYIMKRLRTPKGLLIVVIIMAGLLSALLINDIVCLFFTPVVITVTRRAKLSSIPYLIAVALASNIGSAATLIGNPQNILIGSLSHLSFSWYLLLALPISLIGLFLTYIVLAKIYTKELSQTLVLPSESVRVKPIPRFLLLKGIVTLLGVILSFLFGLDPALVASLGAAILLITRRLKPNKVYAGIDYNLLVIFIGLFVVVGGVEKSGLLNMLLGTMKEVSLPVFMILTVILSNIVSNVPAVMLLKFMIPPEQNSIWWANIAIFSTLAGNLTITGSIANLIVVELAKKNGIHIRFFDYLRIGFPITIILVLIGMLYFKMLFGI
- the trpA gene encoding tryptophan synthase subunit alpha is translated as MNKLQQAFSNGKAFIPFITAGDPSLEITEKLVLKMAEEGADLIELGIPFSDPIAEGIVIQSADERALASGTTTDKIFDMVHHIRKVCKVPMAFMTYVNPIFTYGTEQFMENCQEAGIDALIVPDVPFEEKDELLPACSQYGIELISMIAPTSKERIRQIAREAEGFVYCVSSMGVTGVRREISTDVGEMVKLVKEIKDIPCAIGFGISTPEQAAKMVQYADGAIVGSAIVKIVEQYGMKCVAPVAEYVRKMKKAVMQSDS
- a CDS encoding peptidylprolyl isomerase, with protein sequence MKKLKFVLLACLSLFLFTLTGCGSSTQNNANTSNSVNTAPNTNTPAPTNEGASSNAKNPVVTITMESGEEIKIELYPDVAPNTVKNFISLVQKGFYNGTTFHRVIPQFMIQGGDPQGNGLGGPGYNIKGEFTENGFKNSLKHERSVISMARSNAPNSAGSQFFIMVAAAPSLDGKYAAFGKVLSGMETADKIVSSPKDANDKPLQSQIMKTVTVDTFGVSYSEPEVIKK
- a CDS encoding ABC transporter permease, producing MHLKGLAHKLLYIIGAILFLIFAWQILSMILKTPAFPPPKEAITTFIELFSSDLVPHLKISFYRVGVSMIIATVLAVPLGLFLGKSKRADQISAPLLYLTFPIPKVVFLPIFMILLGIGNTSKIVLITLIVFYQILVMTRDAARNVQQEYVLSVKSLRATERELYQHVYFPACLPAIFTSLKIGLGVALAVLFLVETYATQEGIGYFIMNSWSSLAYDQMFAGIIAMSLMGFLLYLLFDTCEKVLCSWVNP
- the trpB gene encoding tryptophan synthase subunit beta; translated protein: MLQGRFGIHGGQFIPETLMNAVIELEEAYNRYKNDPEFNEELDSLLKNYAGRPSLLYYAEKMTRDLGGAKVYLKREDLNHTGSHKLNNVLGQVLLAKRMGKTRVIAETGAGQHGVATATAAALMGMECEIYMGKEDIDRQALNVYRMELLGAKVHSVTSGTQTLKDAVNETMREWTARVEDTHYVLGSVMGPHPFPTIVRDFQSVIGREVKEQMLQKESRLPDALLACVGGGSNAMGLFYEFIGDPDVHLVGCEAAGKGVDTDKTAATMATGTIGIFHGMKSYFCQDQYGQIAPVYSISAGLDYPGIGPEHAHLHDIGRAEYVPVTDDEAVEAFEYLSRMEGIIPAIESAHAVAYARKLAPTMGKDQILVVNLSGRGDKDVAAIARYRGVQIYE
- a CDS encoding TrkH family potassium uptake protein; translation: MNIRLVLGILGKLLSAYSFAMFIPLMIALILNESSLMAFIISILITGLTGVFLVYRCKLSNLKFGAREGFAIVAATWILTSLFGALPYWFSHAAPTYIDAVFETVSGLTTTGASVINDVEALPQSLLFWRSLTHWIGGMGIIVFFITLLPRTGVGAVTLFNAEVPGPTNERIQPRIRDTATALWKIYTVFTAILTFLLWGAGMTFFDAINHAFATMATGGFSTKNTSVMYYDSLSIELILTFFMILAGGNFGIYLMAWRKKNFKPFRNNEFSIYLLIILGATLLIAGSLWYSGGKPIDYALRHALFQVASIITTTGFASDDFDRWTAITKLILFLLMFIGGSSGSTSGGIKVSRIILLTKSTWAELKRAIHPRAVLSIKLDGKAIEPNTIVMVSIFFFLYIVTFAAASMIITGTGLEPFDAMSAVAATLGNVGPGFGVVGPTKTFANVSLLGKSVLTFCMLLGRLEFFTLLILLRPEFWRTKKNW